In Cytobacillus oceanisediminis, the following proteins share a genomic window:
- the rplC gene encoding 50S ribosomal protein L3: protein MTKGILGRKIGMTQVFAENGDLIPVTVVEAAANVVLQKKSVETDGYEAIQLGFEDKRDKLSNKPEKGHVAKANTAPKRFVREFRGADLGQYEVGQEVKVDIFAEGETVDVTGISKGKGFQGAIKRHGQSRGPMAHGSRYHRRPGSMGPVAPNRVFKGKLLPGRMGGEQITVQNLEIVKVDAERNLLLIKGNVPGARKALVKIKSAVKA, encoded by the coding sequence ATGACCAAAGGAATCTTAGGAAGAAAGATTGGTATGACTCAAGTATTTGCTGAAAACGGTGATCTTATCCCGGTAACAGTTGTTGAGGCAGCAGCTAACGTTGTTCTTCAAAAGAAGTCAGTTGAAACTGATGGATATGAAGCAATCCAGCTTGGATTTGAAGATAAGCGCGACAAGCTATCCAACAAACCTGAAAAAGGGCATGTTGCTAAAGCAAACACTGCTCCTAAGCGCTTCGTACGCGAATTCCGCGGAGCTGATTTAGGACAATATGAAGTTGGTCAAGAAGTCAAAGTTGATATATTCGCAGAAGGCGAAACTGTTGATGTAACAGGAATCTCAAAGGGTAAAGGTTTCCAGGGTGCCATCAAGCGCCACGGACAATCTCGCGGGCCTATGGCTCACGGTTCTCGTTACCACCGTCGCCCTGGTTCAATGGGTCCTGTAGCTCCAAACCGTGTATTTAAAGGTAAATTATTACCTGGACGTATGGGCGGAGAGCAAATCACTGTACAAAACCTTGAAATAGTAAAAGTTGATGCTGAGCGTAACTTGCTATTGATCAAAGGTAACGTACCTGGTGCTAGAAAAGCATTAGTAAAAATCAAAAGTGCGGTAAAAGCATAA